Proteins found in one Takifugu rubripes chromosome 17, fTakRub1.2, whole genome shotgun sequence genomic segment:
- the alg13 gene encoding putative bifunctional UDP-N-acetylglucosamine transferase and deubiquitinase ALG13 isoform X3, whose amino-acid sequence MVRRRIDGVIICVHFCGGMQKGLKKYFANMDEYLCSLGLYRKMVARDASSLFRAVSEQLYYSQNYHQKIRQDCANFMRANRCNFEPFVEGSFEKYLERLEDPKETVGQVEIKALSQLYRRCFQIYRYPGKSATVITEADFVDKVTLCCSINGHYDIVYPKSYPMSAAHCQSLLYELLYTKVFGLAEVELCQAMEAFRVGGRRYRNSLSVCSDIDVGYDTPEDRNQREESEVGGASEEKLSVSDDAKPPSEAPPLSRLSLPYKVMKSLDRDVYRNLEFDVWQDNCKEMQKAEYMVFAGRQYFLGDKCQVRLEPKGKYYNAFIQEVGAQTSAVTVFIEELGEKHLVPLTDLKPVNPVPAWNIAAPARKGELDLDSRGQRHRHRYFRKSRGSSGVKGAELLIAPPSSYGTPATSGLPPRFQAAAPRPPPPPTPAAISYDPYVSPHRQAPPTARPRYGAARSSARFLNRHLIGPQLTYYNPGRRYCQDYDNYTFRSRRSRRQLAALNKECQFSFPVGEPGDLDPAMAYYQLDDGGDAVFSSLTSPAVPPSPTMRAPPGTSSSTYQVQRGPGPLPSSLPPGNTPVCSSEEELENCTVEDHAEFTDYIYASQDQTHSTSGVYSSADPTANQDEQEGETSDSPARPGLNYCYTQQVKPLAVICSSPSSSSSSPSSPSSRVTAAAHLPASTHTQSRPVAMMIPAASPWLVNELGEALCSVVAPPPYSYDPNGSDLPRDCRVLQYYFNLGVQWYHQSYWQQQAYATNSAEGPFQHYVPCLSQESPSHVAPPLYTETARGPHPPTSPYPESTRSMDVQTDGPGASGPTPSMEGPLISPTNPGSSVLYQDSLAPPQLLHLPYETPLPPTYLSAAPPLPSHTIHSPHLSHHPSYYACVPPSAHWGTLPAGSQAPRLYCPTPNPTHIVGYFTTPSPHHTTTHYIPPTI is encoded by the exons ATGGTTAGAAGAAGGATCGACGGAGTCATAATATGTGTACATTTTT GTGGAGGGATGCAGAAAGGCCTTAAAAAATATTTCGCTAACATGGACGAGTACCTGTGCAGCCTGGGTCTGTACCGGAAGATGGTGGCCCGAGACGCATCTAGTTTGTTCCGAGCCGTATCAGAACAG TTGTATTACTCTCAGAACTATCATCAAAAGATCCGGCAGGATTGTGCCAACTTCATGCGAGCCAACAGGTGCAACTTTGAACCG TTTGTTGAAGGATCCTTCGAGAAGTACCTGGAGCGTCTGGAGGACCCAAAG GAGACGGTGggtcaggtggagataaaagctCTGTCtcagctgtacag GCGGTGCTTCCAGATCTATCGTTATCCGGGAAAATCGGCAACAGTGATTACAGAGGCGGACTTTGTTGACAAG GTAACGCTGTGTTGCTCCATTAATGGACATTATGATATAGTTTACCCGAAGAGCTACCCCATGTCTGCTGCCCACTGTCAGT CTCTCCTCTATGAGCTGCTGTATACCAAAGTGTTTGGTTTGGCGGAGGTGGAGCTCTGCCAGGCAATGGAGGCTTTTAGAGTCGGAGGGCGTCGCTACAGAAACAGCCTGTCCGTGTGTAGTGATATTGATGTTGGCTATGACACTCCAGAGGACAGGAATCAAAG GGAGGAGTCAGAGGTGGGTGGAGCTTCTGAGGAGAAATTATCTGTGAGCGATGATGCAAAG CCTCCttcagaagccccgcccctctccAGACTCTCCCTACCTTACAAGGTGATGAAGTCTCTGGACAGAGATGTTTACAGGAACTTGGAGTTCGATGTGTGGCAGGACAACTGTAAAG AGATGCAGAAGGCGGAGTACATGGTGTTTGCAGGGAGGCAATACTTCCTGGGAGACAAGTGTCAG GTACGCCTGGAGCCAAAAGGGAAGTACTACAATGCCTTCATCCAGGAAGTAGGAGCACAAACGTCAGCCGTCACCGTCTTCATTGAGGAGCTTGGAGAGAA GCACTTGGTTCCTCTGACAGATCTTAAACCCGTCAATCCAGTTCCTGCCTGGAACATTGCTGCTCCTGCTCGAAAAGGAGAACTTG attTGGATTCCAGAGGTCAGCGTCACCGGCATCGTTACTTCAGAAAGTCACGCGGTAGCAGTGGTGTGAAGGGGGCGGAGCTCCTGATTGCACCACCGAGCTCCTATGGGACTCCGGCAACCTCTGGGCTGCCACCTCGTTTTCAAGCAGCAGCTCCTcgtccaccccctcccccaacaccaGCGGCCATATCTTATGACCCTTACGTTTCCCCTCACCGCCAAGCTCCCCCAACAGCCAGACCTCGCTACGGAGCAGCCAG AAGCTCTGCTCGCTTTCTGAACCGTCATCTGATTGGTCCCCAGCTGACCTATTACAACCCTGGAAGACGGTATTGCCAGGACTACGACAACTACACCTTCAGGTCGCG GCGCAGTCGTCGCCAGCTGGCAGCTCTGAATAAAGAGTGTCAGTTTAGCTTCCCTGTGGGGGAGCCTGGAGACCTGGACCCAGCCATGGCCTACTACCAGCTCGATGATGGTGGCGATGctgtcttttcctctttgacG AGtccagcagtgcctccatcCCCCACCATGCGAGCTCCACCTGGAACCTCCAGCTCCACATACCAGGTTCAGAGAGGCCCTGGACCCCTCCCATCCTCACTGCCACCTGGAAATACACCTGTGTGTtcatcagaggaggagctggagaactgCACTGTGGAGGATCACG CTGAGTTCACAGACTACATCTATGCGAGTCAAG ATCAGACCCACTCAACCTCAGGTGTTTACAGTTCTGCTGATCCAACTGCCAATCAG GATGAGCAGGAAGGAGAAACCTCAGACTCCCCAGCAAGACCAGGGCTGAATTACTGCTACACTCAGCAG GTCAAACCACTTGCtgtcatctgctcctcaccttcctcctcttcatcctccccctcctcaccttcatcacgagtgactgcagctgctcacctgccagcaagcacacacacacagtcacgaCCAG ttgccATGAtgatcccagctgcttcaccctGGTTGGTTAATGAGTTGGGAGAAGCTCTGTGTTCAGTGGTGGCTCCGCCTCCTTACTCCTACGACCCTAATGGAAGTGATTTGCCCAGAG ACTGCAGAGTTCTCCAGTATTATTTCAATTTAGGAGTTCAA TGGTACCACCAGAGCTACTGGCAGCAGCAGGCATATGCTACCAACTCAGCAGAGGGCCCCTTCCAGCACTACGTGCCCTGCCTGAGCCAGGAGTCGCCCTCTCACG TTGCTCCACCTTTATACACTGAAACAGCTCGAGGACCCCACCCGCCTACATCTCCCTACCCAGAATCTACCAGAAGCATGGATGTGCAGACAGATGGACCTGGTGCCAGTG GCCCCACCCCTTCCATGGAAGGCCCCCTCATCAGCCCAACTAACCCAGGCTCCTCTGTTCTGTACCAGGATTCTCTGGCACCTCCACAACTTTTGCATTTGCCATATGAAACGCCACTCCCTCCCACCTACTTGTCTGCTGCCCCTCCCCTACCTTCACACACTATTCattctccccacctctctcaTCATCCCTCCTATTATGCCTGTGtcccaccctctgcacactgggGGACATTACCAGCAGGAAGCCAAGCTCCAAGACTTTACTGCCCTACCCCCAACCCCACCCACATTGTTGGGTATTTCACCACCCCGTCCCCCCACCATACAACTACACACTATATTCCTCCAACCATTTAG
- the alg13 gene encoding putative bifunctional UDP-N-acetylglucosamine transferase and deubiquitinase ALG13 isoform X1, with product MVRRRIDGVIICVHFCGGMQKGLKKYFANMDEYLCSLGLYRKMVARDASSLFRAVSEQLYYSQNYHQKIRQDCANFMRANRCNFEPFVEGSFEKYLERLEDPKETVGQVEIKALSQLYRRCFQIYRYPGKSATVITEADFVDKVTLCCSINGHYDIVYPKSYPMSAAHCQSLLYELLYTKVFGLAEVELCQAMEAFRVGGRRYRNSLSVCSDIDVGYDTPEDRNQSREESEVGGASEEKLSVSDDAKPPSEAPPLSRLSLPYKVMKSLDRDVYRNLEFDVWQDNCKEMQKAEYMVFAGRQYFLGDKCQVRLEPKGKYYNAFIQEVGAQTSAVTVFIEELGEKHLVPLTDLKPVNPVPAWNIAAPARKGELDLDSRGQRHRHRYFRKSRGSSGVKGAELLIAPPSSYGTPATSGLPPRFQAAAPRPPPPPTPAAISYDPYVSPHRQAPPTARPRYGAARSSARFLNRHLIGPQLTYYNPGRRYCQDYDNYTFRSRRSRRQLAALNKECQFSFPVGEPGDLDPAMAYYQLDDGGDAVFSSLTSPAVPPSPTMRAPPGTSSSTYQVQRGPGPLPSSLPPGNTPVCSSEEELENCTVEDHAEFTDYIYASQDQTHSTSGVYSSADPTANQDEQEGETSDSPARPGLNYCYTQQVKPLAVICSSPSSSSSSPSSPSSRVTAAAHLPASTHTQSRPVAMMIPAASPWLVNELGEALCSVVAPPPYSYDPNGSDLPRDCRVLQYYFNLGVQWYHQSYWQQQAYATNSAEGPFQHYVPCLSQESPSHVAPPLYTETARGPHPPTSPYPESTRSMDVQTDGPGASGPTPSMEGPLISPTNPGSSVLYQDSLAPPQLLHLPYETPLPPTYLSAAPPLPSHTIHSPHLSHHPSYYACVPPSAHWGTLPAGSQAPRLYCPTPNPTHIVGYFTTPSPHHTTTHYIPPTI from the exons ATGGTTAGAAGAAGGATCGACGGAGTCATAATATGTGTACATTTTT GTGGAGGGATGCAGAAAGGCCTTAAAAAATATTTCGCTAACATGGACGAGTACCTGTGCAGCCTGGGTCTGTACCGGAAGATGGTGGCCCGAGACGCATCTAGTTTGTTCCGAGCCGTATCAGAACAG TTGTATTACTCTCAGAACTATCATCAAAAGATCCGGCAGGATTGTGCCAACTTCATGCGAGCCAACAGGTGCAACTTTGAACCG TTTGTTGAAGGATCCTTCGAGAAGTACCTGGAGCGTCTGGAGGACCCAAAG GAGACGGTGggtcaggtggagataaaagctCTGTCtcagctgtacag GCGGTGCTTCCAGATCTATCGTTATCCGGGAAAATCGGCAACAGTGATTACAGAGGCGGACTTTGTTGACAAG GTAACGCTGTGTTGCTCCATTAATGGACATTATGATATAGTTTACCCGAAGAGCTACCCCATGTCTGCTGCCCACTGTCAGT CTCTCCTCTATGAGCTGCTGTATACCAAAGTGTTTGGTTTGGCGGAGGTGGAGCTCTGCCAGGCAATGGAGGCTTTTAGAGTCGGAGGGCGTCGCTACAGAAACAGCCTGTCCGTGTGTAGTGATATTGATGTTGGCTATGACACTCCAGAGGACAGGAATCAAAG CAGGGAGGAGTCAGAGGTGGGTGGAGCTTCTGAGGAGAAATTATCTGTGAGCGATGATGCAAAG CCTCCttcagaagccccgcccctctccAGACTCTCCCTACCTTACAAGGTGATGAAGTCTCTGGACAGAGATGTTTACAGGAACTTGGAGTTCGATGTGTGGCAGGACAACTGTAAAG AGATGCAGAAGGCGGAGTACATGGTGTTTGCAGGGAGGCAATACTTCCTGGGAGACAAGTGTCAG GTACGCCTGGAGCCAAAAGGGAAGTACTACAATGCCTTCATCCAGGAAGTAGGAGCACAAACGTCAGCCGTCACCGTCTTCATTGAGGAGCTTGGAGAGAA GCACTTGGTTCCTCTGACAGATCTTAAACCCGTCAATCCAGTTCCTGCCTGGAACATTGCTGCTCCTGCTCGAAAAGGAGAACTTG attTGGATTCCAGAGGTCAGCGTCACCGGCATCGTTACTTCAGAAAGTCACGCGGTAGCAGTGGTGTGAAGGGGGCGGAGCTCCTGATTGCACCACCGAGCTCCTATGGGACTCCGGCAACCTCTGGGCTGCCACCTCGTTTTCAAGCAGCAGCTCCTcgtccaccccctcccccaacaccaGCGGCCATATCTTATGACCCTTACGTTTCCCCTCACCGCCAAGCTCCCCCAACAGCCAGACCTCGCTACGGAGCAGCCAG AAGCTCTGCTCGCTTTCTGAACCGTCATCTGATTGGTCCCCAGCTGACCTATTACAACCCTGGAAGACGGTATTGCCAGGACTACGACAACTACACCTTCAGGTCGCG GCGCAGTCGTCGCCAGCTGGCAGCTCTGAATAAAGAGTGTCAGTTTAGCTTCCCTGTGGGGGAGCCTGGAGACCTGGACCCAGCCATGGCCTACTACCAGCTCGATGATGGTGGCGATGctgtcttttcctctttgacG AGtccagcagtgcctccatcCCCCACCATGCGAGCTCCACCTGGAACCTCCAGCTCCACATACCAGGTTCAGAGAGGCCCTGGACCCCTCCCATCCTCACTGCCACCTGGAAATACACCTGTGTGTtcatcagaggaggagctggagaactgCACTGTGGAGGATCACG CTGAGTTCACAGACTACATCTATGCGAGTCAAG ATCAGACCCACTCAACCTCAGGTGTTTACAGTTCTGCTGATCCAACTGCCAATCAG GATGAGCAGGAAGGAGAAACCTCAGACTCCCCAGCAAGACCAGGGCTGAATTACTGCTACACTCAGCAG GTCAAACCACTTGCtgtcatctgctcctcaccttcctcctcttcatcctccccctcctcaccttcatcacgagtgactgcagctgctcacctgccagcaagcacacacacacagtcacgaCCAG ttgccATGAtgatcccagctgcttcaccctGGTTGGTTAATGAGTTGGGAGAAGCTCTGTGTTCAGTGGTGGCTCCGCCTCCTTACTCCTACGACCCTAATGGAAGTGATTTGCCCAGAG ACTGCAGAGTTCTCCAGTATTATTTCAATTTAGGAGTTCAA TGGTACCACCAGAGCTACTGGCAGCAGCAGGCATATGCTACCAACTCAGCAGAGGGCCCCTTCCAGCACTACGTGCCCTGCCTGAGCCAGGAGTCGCCCTCTCACG TTGCTCCACCTTTATACACTGAAACAGCTCGAGGACCCCACCCGCCTACATCTCCCTACCCAGAATCTACCAGAAGCATGGATGTGCAGACAGATGGACCTGGTGCCAGTG GCCCCACCCCTTCCATGGAAGGCCCCCTCATCAGCCCAACTAACCCAGGCTCCTCTGTTCTGTACCAGGATTCTCTGGCACCTCCACAACTTTTGCATTTGCCATATGAAACGCCACTCCCTCCCACCTACTTGTCTGCTGCCCCTCCCCTACCTTCACACACTATTCattctccccacctctctcaTCATCCCTCCTATTATGCCTGTGtcccaccctctgcacactgggGGACATTACCAGCAGGAAGCCAAGCTCCAAGACTTTACTGCCCTACCCCCAACCCCACCCACATTGTTGGGTATTTCACCACCCCGTCCCCCCACCATACAACTACACACTATATTCCTCCAACCATTTAG
- the alg13 gene encoding putative bifunctional UDP-N-acetylglucosamine transferase and deubiquitinase ALG13 isoform X8 has protein sequence MQKGLKKYFANMDEYLCSLGLYRKMVARDASSLFRAVSEQLYYSQNYHQKIRQDCANFMRANRCNFEPFVEGSFEKYLERLEDPKETVGQVEIKALSQLYRRCFQIYRYPGKSATVITEADFVDKVTLCCSINGHYDIVYPKSYPMSAAHCQSLLYELLYTKVFGLAEVELCQAMEAFRVGGRRYRNSLSVCSDIDVGYDTPEDRNQSREESEVGGASEEKLSVSDDAKPPSEAPPLSRLSLPYKVMKSLDRDVYRNLEFDVWQDNCKEMQKAEYMVFAGRQYFLGDKCQVRLEPKGKYYNAFIQEVGAQTSAVTVFIEELGEKHLVPLTDLKPVNPVPAWNIAAPARKGELDLDSRGQRHRHRYFRKSRGSSGVKGAELLIAPPSSYGTPATSGLPPRFQAAAPRPPPPPTPAAISYDPYVSPHRQAPPTARPRYGAARSSARFLNRHLIGPQLTYYNPGRRYCQDYDNYTFRSRRSRRQLAALNKECQFSFPVGEPGDLDPAMAYYQLDDGGDAVFSSLTSPAVPPSPTMRAPPGTSSSTYQVQRGPGPLPSSLPPGNTPVCSSEEELENCTVEDHAEFTDYIYASQDQTHSTSGVYSSADPTANQDEQEGETSDSPARPGLNYCYTQQVKPLAVICSSPSSSSSSPSSPSSRVTAAAHLPASTHTQSRPVAMMIPAASPWLVNELGEALCSVVAPPPYSYDPNGSDLPRDCRVLQYYFNLGVQWYHQSYWQQQAYATNSAEGPFQHYVPCLSQESPSHVAPPLYTETARGPHPPTSPYPESTRSMDVQTDGPGASGPTPSMEGPLISPTNPGSSVLYQDSLAPPQLLHLPYETPLPPTYLSAAPPLPSHTIHSPHLSHHPSYYACVPPSAHWGTLPAGSQAPRLYCPTPNPTHIVGYFTTPSPHHTTTHYIPPTI, from the exons ATGCAGAAAGGCCTTAAAAAATATTTCGCTAACATGGACGAGTACCTGTGCAGCCTGGGTCTGTACCGGAAGATGGTGGCCCGAGACGCATCTAGTTTGTTCCGAGCCGTATCAGAACAG TTGTATTACTCTCAGAACTATCATCAAAAGATCCGGCAGGATTGTGCCAACTTCATGCGAGCCAACAGGTGCAACTTTGAACCG TTTGTTGAAGGATCCTTCGAGAAGTACCTGGAGCGTCTGGAGGACCCAAAG GAGACGGTGggtcaggtggagataaaagctCTGTCtcagctgtacag GCGGTGCTTCCAGATCTATCGTTATCCGGGAAAATCGGCAACAGTGATTACAGAGGCGGACTTTGTTGACAAG GTAACGCTGTGTTGCTCCATTAATGGACATTATGATATAGTTTACCCGAAGAGCTACCCCATGTCTGCTGCCCACTGTCAGT CTCTCCTCTATGAGCTGCTGTATACCAAAGTGTTTGGTTTGGCGGAGGTGGAGCTCTGCCAGGCAATGGAGGCTTTTAGAGTCGGAGGGCGTCGCTACAGAAACAGCCTGTCCGTGTGTAGTGATATTGATGTTGGCTATGACACTCCAGAGGACAGGAATCAAAG CAGGGAGGAGTCAGAGGTGGGTGGAGCTTCTGAGGAGAAATTATCTGTGAGCGATGATGCAAAG CCTCCttcagaagccccgcccctctccAGACTCTCCCTACCTTACAAGGTGATGAAGTCTCTGGACAGAGATGTTTACAGGAACTTGGAGTTCGATGTGTGGCAGGACAACTGTAAAG AGATGCAGAAGGCGGAGTACATGGTGTTTGCAGGGAGGCAATACTTCCTGGGAGACAAGTGTCAG GTACGCCTGGAGCCAAAAGGGAAGTACTACAATGCCTTCATCCAGGAAGTAGGAGCACAAACGTCAGCCGTCACCGTCTTCATTGAGGAGCTTGGAGAGAA GCACTTGGTTCCTCTGACAGATCTTAAACCCGTCAATCCAGTTCCTGCCTGGAACATTGCTGCTCCTGCTCGAAAAGGAGAACTTG attTGGATTCCAGAGGTCAGCGTCACCGGCATCGTTACTTCAGAAAGTCACGCGGTAGCAGTGGTGTGAAGGGGGCGGAGCTCCTGATTGCACCACCGAGCTCCTATGGGACTCCGGCAACCTCTGGGCTGCCACCTCGTTTTCAAGCAGCAGCTCCTcgtccaccccctcccccaacaccaGCGGCCATATCTTATGACCCTTACGTTTCCCCTCACCGCCAAGCTCCCCCAACAGCCAGACCTCGCTACGGAGCAGCCAG AAGCTCTGCTCGCTTTCTGAACCGTCATCTGATTGGTCCCCAGCTGACCTATTACAACCCTGGAAGACGGTATTGCCAGGACTACGACAACTACACCTTCAGGTCGCG GCGCAGTCGTCGCCAGCTGGCAGCTCTGAATAAAGAGTGTCAGTTTAGCTTCCCTGTGGGGGAGCCTGGAGACCTGGACCCAGCCATGGCCTACTACCAGCTCGATGATGGTGGCGATGctgtcttttcctctttgacG AGtccagcagtgcctccatcCCCCACCATGCGAGCTCCACCTGGAACCTCCAGCTCCACATACCAGGTTCAGAGAGGCCCTGGACCCCTCCCATCCTCACTGCCACCTGGAAATACACCTGTGTGTtcatcagaggaggagctggagaactgCACTGTGGAGGATCACG CTGAGTTCACAGACTACATCTATGCGAGTCAAG ATCAGACCCACTCAACCTCAGGTGTTTACAGTTCTGCTGATCCAACTGCCAATCAG GATGAGCAGGAAGGAGAAACCTCAGACTCCCCAGCAAGACCAGGGCTGAATTACTGCTACACTCAGCAG GTCAAACCACTTGCtgtcatctgctcctcaccttcctcctcttcatcctccccctcctcaccttcatcacgagtgactgcagctgctcacctgccagcaagcacacacacacagtcacgaCCAG ttgccATGAtgatcccagctgcttcaccctGGTTGGTTAATGAGTTGGGAGAAGCTCTGTGTTCAGTGGTGGCTCCGCCTCCTTACTCCTACGACCCTAATGGAAGTGATTTGCCCAGAG ACTGCAGAGTTCTCCAGTATTATTTCAATTTAGGAGTTCAA TGGTACCACCAGAGCTACTGGCAGCAGCAGGCATATGCTACCAACTCAGCAGAGGGCCCCTTCCAGCACTACGTGCCCTGCCTGAGCCAGGAGTCGCCCTCTCACG TTGCTCCACCTTTATACACTGAAACAGCTCGAGGACCCCACCCGCCTACATCTCCCTACCCAGAATCTACCAGAAGCATGGATGTGCAGACAGATGGACCTGGTGCCAGTG GCCCCACCCCTTCCATGGAAGGCCCCCTCATCAGCCCAACTAACCCAGGCTCCTCTGTTCTGTACCAGGATTCTCTGGCACCTCCACAACTTTTGCATTTGCCATATGAAACGCCACTCCCTCCCACCTACTTGTCTGCTGCCCCTCCCCTACCTTCACACACTATTCattctccccacctctctcaTCATCCCTCCTATTATGCCTGTGtcccaccctctgcacactgggGGACATTACCAGCAGGAAGCCAAGCTCCAAGACTTTACTGCCCTACCCCCAACCCCACCCACATTGTTGGGTATTTCACCACCCCGTCCCCCCACCATACAACTACACACTATATTCCTCCAACCATTTAG
- the alg13 gene encoding putative bifunctional UDP-N-acetylglucosamine transferase and deubiquitinase ALG13 isoform X11 yields the protein MEAFRVGGRRYRNSLSVCSDIDVGYDTPEDRNQSREESEVGGASEEKLSVSDDAKPPSEAPPLSRLSLPYKVMKSLDRDVYRNLEFDVWQDNCKEMQKAEYMVFAGRQYFLGDKCQVRLEPKGKYYNAFIQEVGAQTSAVTVFIEELGEKHLVPLTDLKPVNPVPAWNIAAPARKGELDLDSRGQRHRHRYFRKSRGSSGVKGAELLIAPPSSYGTPATSGLPPRFQAAAPRPPPPPTPAAISYDPYVSPHRQAPPTARPRYGAARSSARFLNRHLIGPQLTYYNPGRRYCQDYDNYTFRSRRSRRQLAALNKECQFSFPVGEPGDLDPAMAYYQLDDGGDAVFSSLTSPAVPPSPTMRAPPGTSSSTYQVQRGPGPLPSSLPPGNTPVCSSEEELENCTVEDHAEFTDYIYASQDQTHSTSGVYSSADPTANQDEQEGETSDSPARPGLNYCYTQQVKPLAVICSSPSSSSSSPSSPSSRVTAAAHLPASTHTQSRPVAMMIPAASPWLVNELGEALCSVVAPPPYSYDPNGSDLPRDCRVLQYYFNLGVQWYHQSYWQQQAYATNSAEGPFQHYVPCLSQESPSHVAPPLYTETARGPHPPTSPYPESTRSMDVQTDGPGASGPTPSMEGPLISPTNPGSSVLYQDSLAPPQLLHLPYETPLPPTYLSAAPPLPSHTIHSPHLSHHPSYYACVPPSAHWGTLPAGSQAPRLYCPTPNPTHIVGYFTTPSPHHTTTHYIPPTI from the exons ATGGAGGCTTTTAGAGTCGGAGGGCGTCGCTACAGAAACAGCCTGTCCGTGTGTAGTGATATTGATGTTGGCTATGACACTCCAGAGGACAGGAATCAAAG CAGGGAGGAGTCAGAGGTGGGTGGAGCTTCTGAGGAGAAATTATCTGTGAGCGATGATGCAAAG CCTCCttcagaagccccgcccctctccAGACTCTCCCTACCTTACAAGGTGATGAAGTCTCTGGACAGAGATGTTTACAGGAACTTGGAGTTCGATGTGTGGCAGGACAACTGTAAAG AGATGCAGAAGGCGGAGTACATGGTGTTTGCAGGGAGGCAATACTTCCTGGGAGACAAGTGTCAG GTACGCCTGGAGCCAAAAGGGAAGTACTACAATGCCTTCATCCAGGAAGTAGGAGCACAAACGTCAGCCGTCACCGTCTTCATTGAGGAGCTTGGAGAGAA GCACTTGGTTCCTCTGACAGATCTTAAACCCGTCAATCCAGTTCCTGCCTGGAACATTGCTGCTCCTGCTCGAAAAGGAGAACTTG attTGGATTCCAGAGGTCAGCGTCACCGGCATCGTTACTTCAGAAAGTCACGCGGTAGCAGTGGTGTGAAGGGGGCGGAGCTCCTGATTGCACCACCGAGCTCCTATGGGACTCCGGCAACCTCTGGGCTGCCACCTCGTTTTCAAGCAGCAGCTCCTcgtccaccccctcccccaacaccaGCGGCCATATCTTATGACCCTTACGTTTCCCCTCACCGCCAAGCTCCCCCAACAGCCAGACCTCGCTACGGAGCAGCCAG AAGCTCTGCTCGCTTTCTGAACCGTCATCTGATTGGTCCCCAGCTGACCTATTACAACCCTGGAAGACGGTATTGCCAGGACTACGACAACTACACCTTCAGGTCGCG GCGCAGTCGTCGCCAGCTGGCAGCTCTGAATAAAGAGTGTCAGTTTAGCTTCCCTGTGGGGGAGCCTGGAGACCTGGACCCAGCCATGGCCTACTACCAGCTCGATGATGGTGGCGATGctgtcttttcctctttgacG AGtccagcagtgcctccatcCCCCACCATGCGAGCTCCACCTGGAACCTCCAGCTCCACATACCAGGTTCAGAGAGGCCCTGGACCCCTCCCATCCTCACTGCCACCTGGAAATACACCTGTGTGTtcatcagaggaggagctggagaactgCACTGTGGAGGATCACG CTGAGTTCACAGACTACATCTATGCGAGTCAAG ATCAGACCCACTCAACCTCAGGTGTTTACAGTTCTGCTGATCCAACTGCCAATCAG GATGAGCAGGAAGGAGAAACCTCAGACTCCCCAGCAAGACCAGGGCTGAATTACTGCTACACTCAGCAG GTCAAACCACTTGCtgtcatctgctcctcaccttcctcctcttcatcctccccctcctcaccttcatcacgagtgactgcagctgctcacctgccagcaagcacacacacacagtcacgaCCAG ttgccATGAtgatcccagctgcttcaccctGGTTGGTTAATGAGTTGGGAGAAGCTCTGTGTTCAGTGGTGGCTCCGCCTCCTTACTCCTACGACCCTAATGGAAGTGATTTGCCCAGAG ACTGCAGAGTTCTCCAGTATTATTTCAATTTAGGAGTTCAA TGGTACCACCAGAGCTACTGGCAGCAGCAGGCATATGCTACCAACTCAGCAGAGGGCCCCTTCCAGCACTACGTGCCCTGCCTGAGCCAGGAGTCGCCCTCTCACG TTGCTCCACCTTTATACACTGAAACAGCTCGAGGACCCCACCCGCCTACATCTCCCTACCCAGAATCTACCAGAAGCATGGATGTGCAGACAGATGGACCTGGTGCCAGTG GCCCCACCCCTTCCATGGAAGGCCCCCTCATCAGCCCAACTAACCCAGGCTCCTCTGTTCTGTACCAGGATTCTCTGGCACCTCCACAACTTTTGCATTTGCCATATGAAACGCCACTCCCTCCCACCTACTTGTCTGCTGCCCCTCCCCTACCTTCACACACTATTCattctccccacctctctcaTCATCCCTCCTATTATGCCTGTGtcccaccctctgcacactgggGGACATTACCAGCAGGAAGCCAAGCTCCAAGACTTTACTGCCCTACCCCCAACCCCACCCACATTGTTGGGTATTTCACCACCCCGTCCCCCCACCATACAACTACACACTATATTCCTCCAACCATTTAG